One genomic window of Myxocyprinus asiaticus isolate MX2 ecotype Aquarium Trade chromosome 5, UBuf_Myxa_2, whole genome shotgun sequence includes the following:
- the LOC127440859 gene encoding gastrula zinc finger protein XlCGF7.1-like isoform X6, with protein MEVIKVEIVDMGDPETCGVKNEDTEEQRDLKDVKNESQEPNEVEEEHQEPCNSTTGEISLSCSQTGKVISQIKRVVKKPFCCPQCEKSFTCKDHLMDHFRIHSGERPYVCPQCGKSFIQKGSLRIHMRIHTGERPFTCLQCGKSFSYKEILKDHMRIHTGERPFKCGQCGKSFKQKGHLKIHMRTHTGERPYTCLQCDKSFTHQGNLLSHMKIHSGEKPHQCSLCGKRFFEATYLKKHLKIHTIERPHMCSVCGKVYLRLRSLEAHKKTHNEMDSEGSKSGSSNFTLESSFKGPN; from the exons ATGGAGGTTATTAAAGTGGAGATTGTGGACATGGGCGATCCAGAAACATGCGGAgtgaaaaatgaagatactgaagaacaaagag acctgaaggatgtgaaGAATGAAAGTCAAGAACCAAATGAAGTGGAGGAGGAACATCAGGAACCTTGTAATTCCACAACTGGAGAAATCTCTTTGAGTTGCTCACAGACTGGAAAGGTCATCTCTCAGATAAAAAGAGTAGTCAAAAAGCCTTTTTGCTGCCCTcaatgtgaaaagagtttcacatgCAAAGACCACCTTATGGATCACTTCAGAATTCACAGTGGAGAAAGGCCTTATGTGTGTCCTCAGTGTGGCAAGAGTTTCATTCAAAAAGGAAGCCTCAGGATCCACATGCGAATTCACACTGGCGAGAGGCCTTTCActtgccttcagtgtggaaagagcttcTCGTATAAGGAAATCCTAAAGGATCACATGCGGATTCACACAGGAGAAAGGCCTTTCAAGTGTggtcaatgtggaaagagtttcaaacaaAAGGGACACCTGAAGATTCACATGCgaactcacactggagagaggccttacacatgccttcagtgtgacaAGAGTTTCACGCATCAAGGAAATCTATTAAGTCATATGAAAATACATTCTGGAGAGAAACCACACCAGTGTTCTCTGTGTGGCAAGAGGTTCTTTGAGGCAACATATCTCAAAAAACACCTGAAAATACATACAATTGAGAGGCCCCACATGTGTTCTGTTTGTGGCAAAGTTTATTTAAGGCTCAGAAGTTTAGAAGCACACAAGAAAACACATAATG AAATGGATTCAGAAGGCAGCAAATCTGGATCATCGAATTTCACACTTGAGTCTTCTTTTAAAGGACCAAACTGA
- the LOC127440859 gene encoding gastrula zinc finger protein XlCGF7.1-like isoform X5 has protein sequence MKWILPDLEEWSYEHLSLSVSLFASLPARRAFCFSDLKDVKNESQEPNEVEEEHQEPCNSTTGEISLSCSQTGKVISQIKRVVKKPFCCPQCEKSFTCKDHLMDHFRIHSGERPYVCPQCGKSFIQKGSLRIHMRIHTGERPFTCLQCGKSFSYKEILKDHMRIHTGERPFKCGQCGKSFKQKGHLKIHMRTHTGERPYTCLQCDKSFTHQGNLLSHMKIHSGEKPHQCSLCGKRFFEATYLKKHLKIHTIERPHMCSVCGKVYLRLRSLEAHKKTHNEMDSEGSKSGSSNFTLESSFKGPN, from the exons ATGAAGTGGATTCTTCCAGATCTCGAAGAGTGGAGCTATGAGCATCTGTCGTTGTCCGTATCTCTGTTCGCATCTCTCCCTGCAAGGCGAGCATTTTGCTTCTCAG acctgaaggatgtgaaGAATGAAAGTCAAGAACCAAATGAAGTGGAGGAGGAACATCAGGAACCTTGTAATTCCACAACTGGAGAAATCTCTTTGAGTTGCTCACAGACTGGAAAGGTCATCTCTCAGATAAAAAGAGTAGTCAAAAAGCCTTTTTGCTGCCCTcaatgtgaaaagagtttcacatgCAAAGACCACCTTATGGATCACTTCAGAATTCACAGTGGAGAAAGGCCTTATGTGTGTCCTCAGTGTGGCAAGAGTTTCATTCAAAAAGGAAGCCTCAGGATCCACATGCGAATTCACACTGGCGAGAGGCCTTTCActtgccttcagtgtggaaagagcttcTCGTATAAGGAAATCCTAAAGGATCACATGCGGATTCACACAGGAGAAAGGCCTTTCAAGTGTggtcaatgtggaaagagtttcaaacaaAAGGGACACCTGAAGATTCACATGCgaactcacactggagagaggccttacacatgccttcagtgtgacaAGAGTTTCACGCATCAAGGAAATCTATTAAGTCATATGAAAATACATTCTGGAGAGAAACCACACCAGTGTTCTCTGTGTGGCAAGAGGTTCTTTGAGGCAACATATCTCAAAAAACACCTGAAAATACATACAATTGAGAGGCCCCACATGTGTTCTGTTTGTGGCAAAGTTTATTTAAGGCTCAGAAGTTTAGAAGCACACAAGAAAACACATAATG AAATGGATTCAGAAGGCAGCAAATCTGGATCATCGAATTTCACACTTGAGTCTTCTTTTAAAGGACCAAACTGA
- the LOC127440859 gene encoding gastrula zinc finger protein XlCGF49.1-like isoform X7: MEKDQHLQNDLKDVKNESQEPNEVEEEHQEPCNSTTGEISLSCSQTGKVISQIKRVVKKPFCCPQCEKSFTCKDHLMDHFRIHSGERPYVCPQCGKSFIQKGSLRIHMRIHTGERPFTCLQCGKSFSYKEILKDHMRIHTGERPFKCGQCGKSFKQKGHLKIHMRTHTGERPYTCLQCDKSFTHQGNLLSHMKIHSGEKPHQCSLCGKRFFEATYLKKHLKIHTIERPHMCSVCGKVYLRLRSLEAHKKTHNEMDSEGSKSGSSNFTLESSFKGPN; the protein is encoded by the exons atggagaaagaccaacatCTCCAAAACG acctgaaggatgtgaaGAATGAAAGTCAAGAACCAAATGAAGTGGAGGAGGAACATCAGGAACCTTGTAATTCCACAACTGGAGAAATCTCTTTGAGTTGCTCACAGACTGGAAAGGTCATCTCTCAGATAAAAAGAGTAGTCAAAAAGCCTTTTTGCTGCCCTcaatgtgaaaagagtttcacatgCAAAGACCACCTTATGGATCACTTCAGAATTCACAGTGGAGAAAGGCCTTATGTGTGTCCTCAGTGTGGCAAGAGTTTCATTCAAAAAGGAAGCCTCAGGATCCACATGCGAATTCACACTGGCGAGAGGCCTTTCActtgccttcagtgtggaaagagcttcTCGTATAAGGAAATCCTAAAGGATCACATGCGGATTCACACAGGAGAAAGGCCTTTCAAGTGTggtcaatgtggaaagagtttcaaacaaAAGGGACACCTGAAGATTCACATGCgaactcacactggagagaggccttacacatgccttcagtgtgacaAGAGTTTCACGCATCAAGGAAATCTATTAAGTCATATGAAAATACATTCTGGAGAGAAACCACACCAGTGTTCTCTGTGTGGCAAGAGGTTCTTTGAGGCAACATATCTCAAAAAACACCTGAAAATACATACAATTGAGAGGCCCCACATGTGTTCTGTTTGTGGCAAAGTTTATTTAAGGCTCAGAAGTTTAGAAGCACACAAGAAAACACATAATG AAATGGATTCAGAAGGCAGCAAATCTGGATCATCGAATTTCACACTTGAGTCTTCTTTTAAAGGACCAAACTGA